A window of the Glaciimonas sp. CA11.2 genome harbors these coding sequences:
- a CDS encoding GntR family transcriptional regulator translates to MLELDPSSTLGTTLYEEVKRQMLHALCAGEWKPGEVIPAEKRLCERFRVSIGTLRKAIDDLVADNILVRHQGRGTFVALHNREQQSFRFFNFVAHDGHKTSPKVELLSFTRKKVSKIAADMLGLPGTSKVIAFTNLLSLDGRPVVIDDIILPEVLFVRMSEDQVRNRANTLYHLYQASFGLNVIRTEERLRAASATEAQARILGISTGAPLLELRRVAYSYNDQPIEWRVSHVNSERHEYLVPKSR, encoded by the coding sequence ATGCTCGAACTCGATCCCTCATCCACGCTCGGCACCACACTTTACGAAGAGGTCAAGCGGCAGATGCTGCACGCCTTATGTGCTGGCGAATGGAAACCAGGGGAAGTGATCCCTGCCGAAAAACGCCTGTGCGAGCGCTTCCGCGTATCAATCGGCACCCTGCGCAAGGCAATCGACGATCTTGTCGCAGACAATATTCTGGTACGACATCAGGGACGCGGCACATTCGTGGCGTTGCACAATCGCGAGCAACAATCGTTCCGGTTTTTTAATTTTGTCGCTCATGACGGCCACAAGACTTCTCCGAAAGTGGAGCTATTGTCCTTCACCAGAAAAAAAGTAAGTAAGATCGCCGCCGATATGCTCGGCTTGCCCGGTACGTCAAAGGTTATTGCATTCACGAATTTGCTGAGCCTCGATGGTCGACCGGTGGTCATCGACGACATCATCCTGCCCGAAGTTCTTTTCGTACGCATGAGCGAAGATCAGGTGCGCAACCGGGCCAACACCCTGTACCACCTGTATCAGGCCAGCTTTGGTCTGAACGTGATCCGAACTGAAGAACGCTTGCGTGCAGCCAGCGCCACCGAAGCACAGGCCCGTATACTCGGCATTTCTACGGGCGCTCCGTTGCTGGAATTGCGGCGCGTTGCTTATTCTTATAACGATCAGCCCATCGAATGGCGAGTGTCACATGTTAACTCCGAACGGCACGAATATTTGGTGCCAAAAAGTCGCTAA